A part of Nostoc sp. HK-01 genomic DNA contains:
- a CDS encoding putative transposase, with product MKVSLITQLKLVRDFRTKQGQRHPLWLVLVLVIMGTMSGCVGYRGLGDFVKRHQQSLIEILEIPKQRVPSYSTIRRVMMRVNFAELTQIFNKWASQYVELSSLEWLATDGNDLKRLPLKDVVFDEDSAQMVDGYAAANFSIIRSFVINLLRNHGFDSLYLGDFCHLISRYFAKSGNFRCCPASDVGANIAGESRSCHQQVRSYICSKNSPTLNFDG from the coding sequence ATGAAAGTCAGCTTAATAACGCAACTGAAGCTCGTCAGAGATTTCCGTACAAAGCAAGGACAAAGACACCCATTATGGCTGGTACTGGTGTTGGTAATCATGGGAACAATGAGTGGTTGTGTAGGATACAGAGGTTTAGGAGATTTTGTCAAACGCCATCAACAATCATTAATCGAAATACTAGAGATACCAAAACAGAGAGTGCCATCGTACTCGACAATTCGCCGTGTGATGATGCGTGTAAATTTTGCGGAATTGACACAGATATTTAATAAATGGGCAAGTCAGTACGTAGAATTAAGCTCCTTAGAATGGTTAGCAACTGACGGTAACGACTTGAAGCGACTGCCGTTGAAAGATGTTGTTTTTGATGAAGACTCGGCCCAAATGGTTGATGGCTATGCTGCTGCTAATTTCTCGATTATTCGTAGTTTTGTGATTAACCTCTTACGTAATCATGGTTTTGACTCCCTCTACCTTGGCGATTTTTGCCATCTTATTTCCAGATATTTCGCAAAAAGTGGCAATTTTAGATGTTGCCCAGCAAGTGATGTTGGTGCAAATATTGCCGGTGAGTCTCGGTCTTGTCATCAACAAGTTCGCTCCTACATTTGCTCAAAAAATAGCCCAACCCTTAACTTTGATGGCTGA
- a CDS encoding phage integrase: MSTNSFTSLVLTSTPPLTQHPAIIYLSTLSPGSKPTMKHSLNLIAQLVTDHQADHLTLNWSGLRYKHTLALRTALIQKYEPATVNRILCALRGVLKQALHSGLINPIDYARAVDIQSVKVSKELSGRVLSQDELDALMQTCFSDLTPAGFRDAALIAFLRGAGLRRSEVVCLELKDLAHPGEIKIHSSHTRVDRIVYLSKSAIAIVNDWIEIRTRTPGPLLCQVNKSGRVVHKRLTPQAVLFILHKRGEQAGIKPFSPHDLRHTFIWDLLNAGVDVVTVQSLAGLSNPALTARYNLHTEDRSCPPRLG, translated from the coding sequence ATGTCTACCAACTCTTTTACTTCATTGGTTTTGACGAGTACGCCACCTTTGACCCAACACCCGGCAATTATTTATCTCTCGACACTAAGTCCGGGATCGAAACCGACAATGAAGCACTCACTCAACCTGATTGCTCAATTGGTCACAGATCATCAAGCTGACCATCTGACTTTGAATTGGTCAGGATTGCGCTACAAACACACCCTAGCTCTTCGCACCGCACTCATCCAAAAGTACGAGCCAGCAACCGTTAACCGGATACTATGCGCCTTAAGGGGCGTTTTGAAACAAGCTCTACACTCCGGGCTGATTAACCCGATTGATTATGCCCGTGCTGTTGACATCCAGAGTGTCAAAGTGTCAAAAGAATTAAGCGGACGGGTGCTTAGTCAAGATGAGCTTGATGCTTTGATGCAGACTTGTTTTAGCGATCTCACCCCAGCAGGTTTTAGAGATGCTGCACTTATAGCTTTCCTTCGCGGTGCTGGTCTGCGACGGAGTGAAGTGGTTTGTCTGGAGCTAAAAGATTTGGCACATCCTGGAGAAATCAAAATCCACTCCAGTCACACACGAGTTGACCGGATTGTTTATTTATCTAAGAGCGCGATCGCTATCGTTAATGATTGGATTGAAATCCGAACTCGCACACCAGGCCCCCTGCTATGTCAAGTCAATAAGTCTGGACGTGTAGTTCACAAACGGCTTACGCCCCAGGCAGTGTTATTTATTTTACACAAGCGGGGTGAACAAGCTGGTATCAAACCATTCTCGCCTCACGATCTGCGGCATACGTTCATTTGGGATTTGTTAAATGCTGGTGTAGATGTTGTAACTGTACAGAGTTTAGCTGGACTTTCTAACCCTGCTCTGACTGCACGCTATAACCTTCACACAGAGGATCGCTCTTGTCCCCCTAGACTGGGATAA
- a CDS encoding phage integrase family protein, which produces MLYTACRASEAVTLLKRDVYDSKGKVRNKITFRKGNTKNKLATRAIPVIQELRIRLQAYQPRDDSLWLFPGNPDHSRAGSHLHRDSALWIVRVACQRTEIEGVSSHSFRRTALTTMSNAGIPLRVIQEISGHRTLDELYKYLEVKEEQVLGAVSSLSLLAPVEENDFEKPTKVEVVKNTVQKRP; this is translated from the coding sequence ATGCTTTACACCGCTTGTCGAGCTTCGGAAGCAGTGACATTACTCAAGCGCGATGTATATGACTCCAAAGGAAAAGTCAGGAATAAAATCACTTTTCGCAAAGGGAATACAAAAAATAAACTGGCTACCCGCGCCATACCTGTAATTCAAGAATTGCGAATCAGGCTACAAGCATATCAACCGCGAGATGATTCACTGTGGCTATTTCCGGGAAATCCAGACCACTCCAGGGCGGGTAGCCACCTGCACCGAGATTCGGCACTGTGGATAGTGCGAGTAGCTTGCCAACGAACAGAGATTGAGGGCGTAAGTTCACACAGCTTTCGTCGCACGGCGCTCACAACCATGAGTAATGCCGGAATTCCCTTAAGAGTAATTCAGGAAATTTCTGGACATCGCACCTTGGATGAGCTTTACAAGTATTTGGAGGTAAAAGAAGAACAAGTATTAGGAGCGGTATCATCGTTATCACTGCTTGCCCCGGTTGAAGAAAACGACTTCGAGAAACCTACGAAAGTCGAAGTGGTCAAAAACACAGTCCAGAAAAGACCTTAA
- a CDS encoding TPR repeat-containing serine/threonine protein kinase gives MVYCINPLCTKRHNPDEAENCLTCETPLLINNRIRLLRPLRSLEKDVDSNTEVFEVEDIAPVWGEKPRIRVMKILKWSEPKRIELMRREVQVLTNLAHPGIPRADVSDYFTYTLPTLGIKMYCLVMEKMEGENLEQWVETYGKISQNTALDWMLQVLEMVEHLHRRGYFHRDIKPTNIIHQPDGRLALVDYGAVRAITQTYLVKVAASGEDAITGGGSGYEVTAIGSIGYSAPEQINGQSLPQSDFYAIGRTFVYLLTGIPILDLPTDSITGRLKWRHKATHVNKPVADFIDELINPFPGLRPQTTELIRQRIQKLPWDSRVHEILKSRLFKISQYTLIALAVIGGGFLSRPIIAGYFISQGEKLETSNATQPATKNFDIARKIYPAKNLSIARFYFEKGSRNLNNPQLAKKYYELAVKYNDKDASAYNNLAAMCQLLSDVSCVKSSYEKQFAIEPNGWEGHYGLGNFYESQGKNDLAEKEYQIAIQKSEQAIPAIAALARLKNKNKDYNTAATLATQGLQKTQNQELLASFYKDLGWSSWQQNYLNQAQQYLEKATSLDPQRTDAYCLLSQVETALKKTDDARTSLEVCMLGKSSLPEVFMWRQQFLDRILKNE, from the coding sequence GTGGTTTACTGCATAAATCCTCTTTGTACAAAACGCCACAACCCCGATGAGGCAGAAAACTGTTTAACCTGTGAAACTCCCTTGCTAATAAATAATCGGATTCGGCTTCTACGTCCGTTGCGTTCACTAGAGAAAGACGTAGATAGCAATACAGAGGTGTTTGAGGTAGAAGATATTGCTCCGGTATGGGGAGAAAAACCGCGCATCAGGGTGATGAAAATCTTAAAGTGGAGCGAACCGAAACGTATTGAACTGATGCGGCGGGAAGTACAAGTGCTAACAAATTTAGCCCATCCAGGTATTCCCAGAGCAGATGTGAGCGACTATTTCACTTATACATTACCCACGCTAGGCATAAAAATGTATTGCTTGGTAATGGAGAAAATGGAAGGTGAGAATCTAGAGCAGTGGGTAGAAACCTATGGGAAAATCTCTCAGAATACAGCACTAGATTGGATGCTCCAAGTGCTAGAAATGGTTGAACATTTACACCGCAGAGGCTATTTTCACAGGGACATAAAACCAACAAACATAATTCATCAACCAGACGGTAGGTTAGCTCTAGTAGATTATGGTGCTGTAAGAGCGATTACACAAACATATTTAGTCAAAGTAGCAGCAAGTGGAGAAGATGCTATCACAGGTGGAGGTAGTGGATACGAAGTAACAGCAATTGGTTCAATAGGGTATTCAGCACCAGAACAAATCAATGGTCAATCACTACCGCAGTCAGATTTTTATGCCATAGGGAGAACATTTGTATATTTATTAACAGGAATTCCGATATTAGATTTACCAACAGATTCAATCACAGGAAGACTGAAATGGAGGCATAAAGCAACTCATGTAAATAAGCCTGTTGCCGATTTTATTGATGAATTGATTAATCCCTTCCCTGGACTCAGACCACAAACAACGGAGTTAATCAGACAGAGGATACAAAAACTTCCTTGGGATAGCAGGGTTCATGAAATTTTAAAATCAAGACTATTTAAGATTAGTCAATATACTTTAATTGCACTGGCGGTTATCGGAGGCGGGTTTTTATCTAGACCTATAATAGCTGGGTACTTTATCTCGCAAGGAGAAAAACTAGAAACAAGCAATGCAACACAGCCAGCTACTAAAAATTTCGATATAGCCAGAAAGATTTATCCTGCTAAAAATTTATCAATAGCTCGGTTTTATTTTGAGAAAGGGTCTCGAAACTTAAATAATCCTCAGTTAGCCAAAAAATACTATGAATTAGCAGTTAAATATAATGATAAAGATGCTTCAGCTTATAATAATTTAGCAGCAATGTGTCAGTTATTAAGTGATGTAAGCTGTGTAAAGAGTAGCTACGAGAAACAGTTTGCTATAGAGCCTAATGGTTGGGAAGGGCATTATGGATTAGGCAACTTTTATGAAAGCCAAGGCAAGAATGATTTAGCCGAAAAGGAATATCAAATAGCTATCCAAAAAAGTGAACAAGCAATACCTGCTATTGCTGCCTTAGCTAGATTGAAAAATAAAAATAAAGATTATAATACAGCAGCTACTTTAGCTACACAAGGATTACAAAAAACCCAAAATCAAGAATTGCTTGCATCATTTTATAAAGATTTGGGATGGTCAAGCTGGCAGCAAAATTATTTAAACCAAGCTCAACAATATTTAGAAAAAGCTACTTCTCTAGATCCGCAGAGAACAGATGCATACTGCTTACTATCTCAAGTAGAAACAGCCTTAAAAAAAACAGATGATGCCAGAACTTCATTAGAAGTGTGTATGCTAGGTAAGTCAAGCCTACCGGAAGTTTTTATGTGGAGACAACAATTCTTAGACCGCATACTAAAAAATGAATAA
- a CDS encoding tetratricopeptide domain-containing protein, whose amino-acid sequence MNRKSWLKYLFIGFLTFAIVWNSPLVLLAGIAKNESKQEQAQLLLKTGRTQLNRDQPAEALKTWQEATKLYRQLNNQEGITESLVYQNYALQQLGLHFQACKKLTGALKLNELLCETSILPTPSIEIEKLKKVIQQIPLTQANFVALQSLGEVLRLNYKLSESEAILEQILISTNISPEEANNVVLSLGNTQKDIYKRIKQKYQWIDEPLIQDTIVNFIPQKAQSALLNYQALINNSNTPINIKFQAQLNCLLLLIDFQEWLQSQPRFQDVQTKISQQIEPLISEISQKNSDFESLPTEQSIQALLKLANSLSKLPNQQTHLQAISYAQDAWQMANSINSTKLEAKSLEILGDLEPEKSFKYFDTALTLAQSVRAEDITYSLQEKLGKLYQKQGNIEAARQAYGAAVNSITNIRANLLSSNSDSQFFFYEKVDPIYRNYMALIAKSAAPDYDLITQIHEQIQTAELEDYLKCGKLDLVALNKIQNSNVAAAIIHIIDLTDTILVIVKSPGKPSYHHSVDTSKVINHINALLELLQDPKLILTKERLIKFHSQVIYQQLIAPLESHLPNTGTLAFVLDKSFQSLPMHLLHNGQDYWLANHSFTGTLGSKIPMPKALLKQQLQALIAGLYIPSPSLNDTLAPQGASVLPQIKEEVEDVKKLTHSSLVLLNEEFTSKNFKQKISKTNFPIVHISTHGQFSSDIQRTGFLAYDRQINIVEFDSLLRNKAQISPGTIELLVLSACQTAKGNRRSALGIAGVAVQAGARSTLASLWLVEAKSTVLLMQKFYLGLNNGLTKAEALRQAQLSLKSNPKYSHPYYWAPFILVGSPL is encoded by the coding sequence ATGAATAGGAAAAGTTGGCTCAAATATTTATTCATAGGCTTTCTGACTTTTGCCATAGTTTGGAATTCACCTCTAGTTTTGTTAGCTGGAATTGCTAAGAATGAGTCAAAACAGGAACAAGCCCAACTGCTACTCAAAACTGGTAGAACGCAGTTGAACCGAGATCAACCAGCAGAGGCACTAAAAACATGGCAAGAAGCAACAAAGCTTTATCGTCAATTAAACAATCAAGAGGGAATTACAGAAAGTTTAGTTTACCAAAACTATGCTCTCCAACAATTAGGGTTACATTTCCAAGCTTGTAAAAAACTGACAGGGGCATTAAAGCTAAATGAGTTACTTTGTGAGACATCAATATTGCCTACACCTAGCATAGAAATAGAAAAATTAAAAAAAGTAATTCAACAAATTCCTTTAACACAAGCTAATTTTGTGGCATTACAAAGCTTAGGAGAGGTACTGCGTTTGAATTATAAATTAAGCGAATCTGAAGCGATTTTAGAACAGATATTAATCTCAACTAATATATCCCCAGAGGAAGCTAATAATGTTGTCTTGTCATTAGGGAATACACAGAAAGATATCTATAAACGAATAAAACAGAAGTACCAATGGATAGATGAGCCACTCATACAAGATACAATTGTTAATTTTATTCCACAAAAAGCACAGTCAGCACTCTTAAACTATCAAGCCCTAATTAATAACTCAAATACACCAATAAATATAAAATTTCAAGCACAATTAAATTGTTTACTCTTATTGATAGACTTTCAAGAATGGTTGCAAAGCCAACCTCGTTTCCAAGATGTTCAAACAAAAATTAGTCAACAGATTGAACCATTAATCAGCGAAATATCCCAAAAAAATTCAGATTTTGAGAGTTTGCCCACTGAGCAGTCAATTCAAGCCTTATTAAAGCTTGCTAATAGCTTAAGTAAGCTACCAAACCAACAAACGCACCTACAAGCTATTAGCTATGCTCAAGATGCTTGGCAAATGGCTAACAGCATTAATAGCACTAAGCTAGAAGCTAAAAGTTTAGAAATATTAGGTGATCTAGAGCCTGAAAAATCTTTCAAATATTTTGACACAGCTTTAACCTTAGCTCAATCAGTCCGTGCAGAAGATATTACATACTCCTTACAAGAAAAGTTAGGTAAGTTATATCAAAAGCAAGGGAATATTGAAGCTGCACGTCAAGCTTATGGTGCGGCTGTTAATTCTATTACAAACATTAGGGCTAATCTTTTATCAAGTAATTCTGATTCACAATTTTTCTTTTATGAAAAGGTAGACCCTATTTATCGGAATTATATGGCATTAATAGCCAAGAGTGCAGCACCAGACTATGATTTAATAACTCAAATTCACGAACAAATTCAAACAGCAGAATTAGAAGATTATCTGAAGTGTGGTAAGCTCGATCTCGTCGCTTTGAATAAAATTCAAAACTCAAATGTGGCTGCTGCCATTATTCATATTATTGATTTAACAGATACGATACTAGTAATTGTTAAATCTCCCGGCAAACCATCTTATCATCATTCTGTAGATACCTCAAAAGTAATAAATCATATTAATGCACTATTAGAATTATTGCAAGATCCAAAACTCATTCTTACTAAAGAGCGTCTGATAAAATTTCATTCTCAAGTAATCTATCAACAATTAATTGCACCTTTAGAATCTCATCTACCTAATACTGGTACATTAGCTTTTGTTTTAGATAAATCCTTTCAAAGTCTACCTATGCACTTGTTGCATAATGGACAAGATTATTGGTTAGCTAATCATAGTTTTACTGGGACTTTGGGTTCAAAAATTCCCATGCCTAAAGCTTTATTAAAACAGCAGTTGCAAGCTCTAATTGCAGGTTTGTATATCCCCAGTCCTAGCCTTAACGACACTCTAGCTCCACAGGGTGCATCTGTATTACCACAAATCAAAGAAGAAGTAGAAGATGTCAAAAAACTAACCCACTCTTCTCTAGTTTTATTAAATGAAGAATTCACCAGTAAAAATTTTAAACAAAAAATTAGTAAAACGAATTTTCCTATTGTTCATATTAGTACGCATGGGCAATTCAGTTCTGATATTCAACGCACAGGATTTCTCGCTTATGATCGGCAAATTAACATTGTCGAGTTTGATAGTTTACTCAGGAATAAAGCGCAAATCAGTCCTGGGACGATTGAGTTATTAGTTTTGAGTGCCTGTCAAACCGCAAAAGGCAACAGAAGGTCAGCCTTGGGGATCGCTGGCGTTGCTGTACAAGCTGGTGCGCGTAGTACACTTGCCAGTTTGTGGTTAGTAGAAGCAAAATCTACAGTGTTATTGATGCAAAAATTTTATCTTGGATTAAACAATGGTCTGACTAAAGCTGAAGCACTCAGACAGGCACAACTGAGTTTAAAATCCAATCCCAAATATAGCCACCCTTATTATTGGGCCCCATTTATTTTAGTGGGCAGCCCATTATAA
- a CDS encoding filamentous hemagglutinin-like protein codes for MLYIRYNLFFLKVIITLGCFILNDLTCYSQIIPDSTLPNNTSIKINNNTIFIENGTKLGENLFHSFKDFSVSNRSQAYFNNPLDVQNIISRVTGNSVSNIDGLIRANGTANIFLINPNGVIFGQNAQLNIGGSFIGSTANSIKFADGFEFTANKPQVTPILTVSSPIGLQFGSNPEAIRIEGAGHNLSGSRFSPVLERSTSTGLQVQPTRTIALVGGNIILNGGKIIAEGGRIELGSVGNDSLVNLIQTSSGWNFSYNTNSFQDIQLSKRSLVDTSGINSGSIYVQGRNITLTDGSVILIQNQGGTTGGIININASESLDISGTDPIARIAGSLRNETLGRGKAGDTVISTRRLILRHGGQINSLTFSPANSGNVIIKASDSVNLIGVSPRNSALFSLISAGTFGSGDSGNILVSTQKLIATDGGAIGASTLGSGKGGDVIINANDVIIKGYAPDTFQPSVLSATAFNTGNAGNLTINTSSLLVQNGGRIDSSAFASGDSGRITINASKSISIDATSDSLNPSLIISSANIESQILRELFRLPPVPSGNSGDITINTPLLNVTGNALITVRNDGSGNAGNINITANKIAISNGGGITATTAIAEGGNIGIESKIVQLNNGNISATAGQQGTFGNGGNIIINAEVIAGNNNSRITANAFQGRGGNININTKGFFFSSDSVITATSQQGINGTVETNTSRNQSELAKVQAQLPTPTPEIASVCPGKAGAVAGKFVDRGRESLPDETDNPLYNRVFLENTSVAVEENESLAKKQVSTIEETTQIAPAKGWVFDSKGQVTLVATNPNQITPDSLLNANSCSSITPVSQLFPSIEASNSNE; via the coding sequence ATGCTTTATATTAGATACAATTTATTTTTTTTAAAAGTAATTATCACTTTAGGTTGTTTTATATTAAATGACCTAACTTGTTATTCTCAAATTATTCCAGACAGCACATTACCAAATAACACAAGTATAAAAATAAACAATAATACTATATTTATAGAGAATGGAACAAAGTTAGGAGAAAATTTGTTTCATAGCTTTAAAGATTTTTCTGTCTCTAATAGGAGTCAAGCTTATTTTAACAATCCGCTAGATGTTCAAAATATTATAAGTCGAGTCACTGGTAATTCTGTTTCTAATATTGATGGTCTGATTCGTGCTAACGGTACAGCAAATATATTTTTAATCAATCCTAACGGAGTTATTTTTGGACAAAATGCCCAGCTAAATATTGGTGGCTCATTTATTGGTAGTACTGCAAACAGTATCAAGTTTGCAGATGGCTTCGAGTTCACAGCTAATAAACCCCAAGTGACACCAATACTGACCGTAAGCTCACCTATCGGATTGCAATTTGGAAGTAACCCTGAAGCGATCCGTATCGAAGGAGCAGGACACAATTTAAGTGGTTCACGATTTTCCCCAGTATTAGAACGAAGTACATCAACCGGTTTACAAGTCCAGCCAACAAGGACAATAGCATTAGTTGGAGGAAACATAATATTAAATGGCGGTAAGATAATAGCCGAAGGCGGAAGGATTGAGCTAGGTAGCGTAGGAAATGACAGTTTGGTTAACTTAATACAAACATCCTCTGGCTGGAATTTTTCTTACAACACAAATTCTTTTCAGGACATTCAACTGTCAAAACGCTCTCTAGTTGATACCAGCGGCATTAACAGTGGCTCAATCTATGTACAAGGACGAAATATTACACTTACAGATGGCTCAGTAATCTTAATTCAAAATCAAGGAGGAACGACGGGAGGAATAATCAATATAAATGCTTCCGAATCCTTAGATATAAGTGGTACTGATCCAATCGCTAGGATTGCTGGAAGCTTACGAAATGAGACTTTAGGGCGCGGTAAAGCTGGAGACACAGTTATATCAACTCGAAGGTTAATTCTTAGGCATGGAGGGCAGATCAATTCTTTAACATTTAGCCCTGCAAATAGTGGCAATGTAATTATCAAGGCTTCTGATTCTGTGAATTTAATCGGAGTTTCACCTCGTAATTCTGCTCTTTTTAGCCTTATTAGTGCCGGAACATTTGGTTCGGGAGACTCTGGCAACATTTTGGTGTCAACACAAAAGCTGATTGCTACAGATGGTGGTGCAATAGGAGCCTCGACATTAGGCTCTGGTAAAGGAGGAGATGTAATAATCAATGCAAATGACGTAATAATAAAAGGCTATGCACCAGATACTTTTCAGCCAAGTGTTTTATCTGCTACAGCTTTTAACACTGGTAATGCTGGCAATTTAACTATCAATACATCAAGCTTGCTAGTTCAGAATGGGGGTAGGATTGACTCTTCTGCTTTTGCAAGCGGCGACAGTGGACGTATTACTATAAATGCTTCCAAGTCTATAAGCATAGATGCGACATCTGATTCTTTAAATCCATCCTTAATAATTTCATCAGCTAATATCGAATCTCAAATTCTGCGAGAATTATTTAGGCTTCCTCCCGTTCCTTCAGGAAACTCAGGAGACATTACCATTAATACGCCTCTTTTAAATGTTACAGGCAATGCTCTAATAACTGTCCGCAACGATGGCTCTGGTAATGCAGGAAACATCAATATAACTGCAAATAAAATCGCCATCTCCAATGGCGGAGGAATCACCGCAACCACCGCGATCGCAGAAGGTGGAAATATCGGCATTGAGTCAAAGATCGTTCAACTAAACAATGGCAACATCTCTGCCACTGCTGGTCAACAAGGCACTTTCGGCAACGGTGGCAACATCATAATCAACGCTGAAGTCATCGCTGGTAACAACAACAGCCGAATCACAGCAAATGCTTTTCAAGGCAGAGGCGGAAATATTAATATCAACACAAAAGGATTCTTCTTTTCATCCGATAGTGTAATCACCGCCACCTCGCAACAAGGTATTAACGGTACTGTTGAAACAAATACCTCTCGAAATCAATCCGAACTTGCTAAAGTTCAAGCGCAATTGCCCACGCCAACCCCAGAAATAGCATCAGTTTGCCCAGGAAAGGCTGGTGCAGTGGCAGGTAAATTTGTGGATAGAGGTAGAGAAAGCCTGCCAGATGAAACTGACAACCCATTGTATAATCGGGTTTTTCTAGAAAATACTTCGGTTGCAGTAGAAGAAAATGAATCTCTAGCTAAAAAGCAGGTTTCAACGATTGAAGAGACTACGCAGATTGCCCCGGCTAAGGGTTGGGTGTTTGATTCCAAAGGACAAGTTACTTTGGTAGCAACAAATCCTAATCAAATAACTCCTGATAGCCTATTAAATGCTAATTCATGTTCTTCTATAACGCCAGTATCACAACTGTTTCCATCGATAGAAGCAAGCAACAGCAATGAATAG
- a CDS encoding GCN5-related N-acetyltransferase, producing the protein MAKINLSFQNQYVLRKAKSCDIGLIIFLIFKARLDLTQMRWQQFLVIEYHGRLIAFGQLRNYYLVQELGSLYVSPNFRNQGLGSFLVENLVNEAIQPLYLKCVKQELIEFYIESGFTPVSFEELPCPLKSKFRLSHFRNKFFNASVIFMKYTRKNKGYLIKKLISFTQ; encoded by the coding sequence ATGGCAAAGATTAATTTATCTTTCCAAAACCAGTATGTTCTTAGAAAAGCCAAATCTTGTGATATTGGTTTGATTATATTTTTGATTTTCAAAGCTAGACTCGACCTTACACAAATGAGGTGGCAGCAATTTTTAGTAATTGAATATCATGGACGTTTGATAGCATTTGGACAACTACGGAATTATTACCTTGTACAAGAACTAGGTAGCTTATACGTATCTCCAAATTTTAGAAATCAAGGTTTAGGAAGTTTTTTAGTTGAAAATTTAGTTAATGAAGCAATCCAACCGCTCTATTTAAAATGTGTCAAACAAGAATTAATAGAATTTTATATAGAATCCGGTTTTACACCCGTTAGTTTTGAAGAATTGCCATGCCCTCTTAAATCTAAGTTTCGTTTATCTCACTTCCGCAACAAGTTTTTTAATGCTTCTGTAATATTTATGAAATATACAAGAAAAAACAAAGGCTATCTTATAAAAAAATTAATTAGTTTTACACAATAA
- a CDS encoding transposase, with protein sequence MKTKAQYKVKNWNAYDAALKLRGSITFWVNEEIIEQWRNQQKTGKKGASNYYSDVAIATMGTIQSVFHLPGRQAEGFLESLFTLMGIELEVPDHSTLSRRLSKLLVKLPVVPKDEAVHVVVDSTGVKVYGEGEWKVRTHGVGKRRTWRKLHLGVDEGSGEILGAVVTTNDMADCEVLPDILEQIDQPIEQVSGDGGYDTKGCYDTISQHGARAIIPPRSNAKIQLPSNTQAPPYPRDENLRRIHQVGRKQWKLESRYHRRSLSETAIFRLKIIFGGKLRRRFFDNQAVELFLQCAALNRMIQLGKPDSYKVEG encoded by the coding sequence ATGAAGACGAAAGCTCAGTACAAAGTTAAGAATTGGAACGCTTACGATGCAGCATTAAAGCTTCGAGGCAGTATAACTTTCTGGGTAAACGAAGAGATAATAGAGCAGTGGCGCAACCAGCAGAAAACTGGGAAAAAAGGAGCATCGAATTATTATAGTGACGTGGCGATCGCCACTATGGGAACAATTCAATCGGTGTTTCATTTACCAGGGCGACAAGCAGAGGGGTTTTTAGAATCGCTGTTCACGCTCATGGGAATTGAGCTAGAAGTACCAGACCATTCAACGCTATCTCGTCGTTTAAGCAAGTTGTTGGTGAAACTACCTGTAGTGCCAAAAGATGAGGCTGTCCATGTAGTAGTGGATTCAACTGGTGTGAAAGTGTACGGTGAAGGTGAATGGAAAGTCCGCACACATGGAGTAGGTAAAAGACGGACGTGGCGGAAGTTGCATTTAGGAGTTGATGAGGGCAGTGGCGAAATCCTGGGTGCAGTGGTGACGACTAATGATATGGCTGATTGCGAGGTACTGCCTGACATATTGGAGCAGATTGATCAACCGATAGAGCAAGTATCCGGTGATGGTGGCTATGACACAAAAGGTTGTTATGACACCATTTCACAACATGGGGCGAGGGCGATAATTCCACCACGCAGTAACGCCAAAATTCAACTTCCCTCAAACACTCAAGCACCGCCGTATCCTAGGGATGAGAATCTGCGTCGAATACATCAAGTTGGACGCAAGCAATGGAAACTTGAAAGCAGGTATCATCGCCGCTCTTTGTCTGAGACTGCTATATTTCGGCTCAAGATCATCTTTGGTGGCAAGTTAAGACGACGCTTTTTTGACAATCAAGCTGTCGAGTTATTTTTACAATGTGCTGCCCTGAATCGCATGATCCAGTTAGGTAAGCCTGACTCTTATAAAGTCGAAGGCTAA